Below is a genomic region from Pseudarthrobacter sulfonivorans.
GCTGCGGGCATTCCACGCCGTGGTGCCGCAGCTCGTGGGCGCGTTCCAGCCCGAAGTCATCGTCAGCCAGCACGGCTGCGACTCGCACCGCCTTGATCCGCTGGCCCATCTGAACATCAGCGTGGACGGCCAGCGCGAGGCGGCCACCGCCGTCGGGAATCTTGCTGCCCGCCATTGCGAGGGCCGCTGGATCGCCACCGGCGGTGGGGGGTACAGCGTCACCGACGTTGTGCCGCGCTCCTGGAGCCACCTGATCGCCATCGCTGCCGGGCGCCCCGTTCCGCTCCGGACCCCGGTGCCGGAGGATTGGCGCACGTATGTTTCGGACAAGTTCGGCATGGACACCCCGGGCCTGATGGGCGATGACGTGGAGCTCTGGTGGCGGTCCTGGGAAGTGGGCTTTGACCCCAACGACGCCGTGGACCGCACCGTCATGGCCACCCGCAAAGCCGTTTTCCCGCTGCACGGCCTTGATCCCTGGTTCGACTGATCCATCTTCAACCCGCGCGGGCCGGTCACGGGCGAAATAGTTGATGCCCGGCGGCGTATATGTCGCTAGGGTGGGAGTCATGGTGACAGACGACGTATTTGCCGTCATTGCGGAAGCAACCCGGCGCGACATTTTGGTATCCCTGCGCGCCGGGGACAAGGCAGTGGGCGAGCTGGTGGAAGAACTTTCCGCAAGCCAGCCCACCATTTCCAAGCACCTGAAAGTCCTCCGCGAGGCGCAGCTGGTCAGCATGCGGGCGCAGGGCCAGAAGCGCTATTACGCGCTGAATGCCAAACCGCTTGAGGGGATCGTCAGCTGGCTGGAGACGTTCGACGTCGGCCCGGCGGCCGCCGTCGCCAAGTCACCTCGCGCGGAGGCGGACGCCGGCACGGAGCGGCCCGTGGCTACCCCGCTGTCGGACAACGTGGCCGTTGCCGCCGTCCTTGAGCGCCCGGGCGCCGAACTGAGCCCCGCCGTCGTGATTCCCGGCGGCACGGTGGCCCCGCTCAGCGACGACACAGTGCCGCAGCAGATCGGCCGTACTGTGGGCCGCGCCGCCACCAAGGCCGCGGACCTGCTGGCCAACCTCCCGAACCTCCCCAAGTTCGGCCGCAAGAAGTAGCCCCCGCCCACCCCTCTGGGCGGTGCGACTTACTTGTTCAGCAGGCGCACGTGGTCCGGGGTCAGCTCGGAGATTTTGCTGACGCCCAGCAGCGCCATGGTGCGGGCCATGTCCTTCTCGAGGATCTGCAGGGTGCGGTCCACGCCGGCCCGGCCGCCGGCCATCAGGCCGTACAGGTACGCGCGGCCGATCAGCGTGAAGTCGGCGCCCAGGGCCAGCGCGGCGATGATGTCGGCGCCGCTCATGATGCCGGTGTCCAGCATGATGGCCGCGTCCGAGTTGTCCTTGGTGAAGGCCTCCTTGACGCCGGGCAGCAGGTGGAACGGGATGGGCGCGCGGTCCAGCTGACGGCCGCCGTGGTTGGAGAGCACTACGCCGTCGGCGCCGTGGTCCACCACCTTGCGGGCATCCTCCACGGTCTGGATGCCCTTGACCACGAGCTTGCCCTTCCAGGTTTCGCGCAGCCAGTCCAGGTCCTCGAACGTGAGCGTGGGGTCGAACATCGAGTTGATGAGGTCGGCCACGGTTCCGGTGTAGCGGGACAGCGAGGCGAAGGTGAGCGGCTCGTGCGTGAGGAAGTTGAACCACCAGGCCGGGCGGTAGGACGCGTCCAGGACGGTCTTGATGGTCAGTGCCGGCGGGATGGTCATGCCGTTGCGGACGTCGCGCAGGCGGGCGCCGGCGACGGCGGTGTCCACAGTGACCATGAGGGTGTCGTTGCCGGCCTTGGCGGCGCGCTCGATCAGTTCCAGCGAGCGGTCGCGGTCAGTCCACAGGTACAGCTGGAACCAGTTGCGGCCGTTCGGTGCGGCGGCGGCGACGTCCTCGATGGACGCGGTGCCCATGGTGGAAAGGGTGTACGGAATGCCGGCGGCCTCGGCTGCCTGCGAGCCCGCGTATTCGCCTTCGGACTGCATCATGCGGGTGAAGCCGGTGGGGGCGATGCCCACGGGCAGCCGTGACGGCTTGCCCAGGATGTCGGTGCTGAGGTCGATGTTGGAGACGTTCCGCAGGATGCCGGGCCGGAACTCGATGTCCAGGAAGGCCTCGCGGGCGCGGCGCAGGGTGATCTCGCCCTCGGCGGCGCCGTCGGTGTAGTCGAACGGGGCCTGCGGGGTCCGGCGTTTGGCCATGTCCCGCAGGTCCCAGATGGTGCTGGCACGCTTCAGCCGGGCTTCCTTGCTGAACTCGGGCTTCTTGAACTGCATCAGCGGGGCCAGGTCCGAGTACTTGGGGATGCGGCGCTTCAGCGCAGCCGGCACCGCCGGAGCTACCAGCTTCGGCGCCGCGGCGGCCGGGACGTCCGTGGCATCCGGGGCCGGCGTGACCTCGGGGTTGTTCGGCTGGATGGTGTGGGTCATGGCTGCCTCCGTTGGTGGGCCTGGCACAGGGGGTCGGGCTGTGGTCTAACCACACTCTAAACCATGTGGTCCAACCACATCAACTACGATGGTGATATGCGTACGCACCAACTTGTCCTGACGTGGATCGAACAGCAGCTCTCCGACGGACAGCTGAGCGTGGGCGGACGCCTGCCTGCGGAGCGGGCACTCGCCGAGCAGCTGGCAGTTTCCAGGACTTCGGTGCGCGAGGCCATCCGGATCCTGGAGGCCATGGGCGTGGTCCGGGCCGGGGTTGGCTCCGGCCCGGAAGCGGGGACGGTGGTGATTTCGGATCCGACGGCGGCGCTCGGCTCCGCGCTGCGGCTCCACGTTGCCACGCAGCATCTGCCCGTGTCCGACATCGTGGAAACGCGCATCCTGCTGGAGACCTGGGCGGCTGCCAGGGCCAAGCCCGACGCTCCGGAACTGGGCCTGGCCGCCACGCTCCTGGGCGAGATGGACGCCGTCGAACGCGTTGCCCGGACGGCGGATGACTTCCTGGCGCTGGATATCCGGTTCCATCTGGCCCTCGCGGACGCCGCCGGCAATGCCGTGGTCAGCGCCATGATGGGCTCGCTGCGCGAATCCATCCAGGGGTACACCGCCCGGTTTACGGCCAATCTCCCGGACTGGGATGCCACGGCGTCCCGCCTGCAGGCGGAGCACCGGGAGATTCTGGCCGCCATCAGGAACGACGACGGCGCGCGCGCGGCCGCGCTGGTGGCTGCCCACATCGAGGGGTACTACCGCGAGGGCGGGGTCGGGCGCCCGGCGGAGGGAACCGGGGCAACTTAGCCGTGGGCCGCAGGACGTGGCGCCTTGGCGGGGCCGCTGCTGGCCCGGATTTCCAGTCGCGGCTGGTACCGGCTGCCCGGGGCGTCGTGGTCTTCCTTGCGGATGAGTGCCCGCAGTTCACGCCAGGCCTGGCCGCCGAGCTCGGCAATGGGAACCGCCGCGGTGGTCAGGGTGGGTGTGGTGTAGCGGGCGAACGGGATGTCGTCGAAGCCGGTGACGGAGATGTCGCCCGGCACGTCCACGCCGCGCTCGTGCAGGCCGCTCATCAGGCCCATGGCCACGAGGTCGTTGAACGCAAGGATGCCGGTGGCGCCGCTGGCCAGGACCGAGTCCACAGCCCCGTGGCCGGTGTCGAAGTCCGAGCCGCCGTCGAGCATGGTGACATCCACCTGCGGGTGCCGGGTTTTGAACGCCTCCAGGCCCTCGAGCCGGAGGCCGTTGGAGGCGCTGCCTGCCGGGCCGGCCAGGAAGGCCAGGCGCGTATGGCCGAGGCCCACCAGGTACTCGGCGAGGTCCTGGACTCCCTGCCCGTAGTCCACCACGAGGCTGGGAATCCCGGCAGCCGCCGTCGTCCGGTTGATCAGGACCAGCGGGTGCAGCGACGGCGCGATTTCCTCCAGTTCGGCATCGCTCATACGCGGGGCGCAGAGCACCAGGCCGTCGCAGCGCCGGCGGGCCTCGCCGGCCAGAATGGCTTCCTCGCTGGAGACTTCGAAGGAATCGGCAATCAGGACGCGGTAGCCGTCCTCCGCCGCAGCCCGGCTCAATCCGCGCAGGATCGCCTGGAAGGTGGGGTTGGCAAGGTCCGGCACCACAATGCCGATGGTGTCCGTTTTTCCCAGCGCGAGGCTGCGACCCACTGGATTGGGCTGGTATTTGAGCTCGACGGCGGCCGCCCGCACCCGTGCCGCGATGTCCGGGTCCACGGTGAAGTTCCCGTTCATGACGCGCGAAACAGTGGCGTGCGAAACCCCTGCCTTCACGGCAACGTCCGCAATGCCGATCCTGCCGGTTGCCGATTTCCTGGCCATGGCCCTGCCTTTCGTAAGTCCCGGTCCCCGTGATTACCGGCGCCCGTGGGAAAGCATACAACGCTCTCGGAAACCGGTTTCCATTCGTTCGGCGCGCCGCATGATGGCTGCGCCGCCGCAGAAACAGGCCTTTTGGTCAGAAAGCGCTTTCTCTTAGAGAGGATAAGGGTTGACGGGACCGCGCGTCTATTGATAGAAATCATGTAGCGGCACTGAGAAAACGCTTTCTCAGTTAACGCAGCGACTTCCGGGCCACGGTCCAGAGCAGCACAGGTTCCAAGCACTACAGTCCAGAGCACCACAGTCCAGCGCACCACCAGCGGCCGCAGCTCGGCCGAGTATTGAAGCCTTCGAAAGGGACCCTCATGGTCAACACAGCCGAATCGAGTTCTGCTACCGCTGCCTTCACTTCAGCGCCGGAGCCAGGAGCGCGCACCAAGGCCCGCATCGCCCTCATCGGCACCGGTGGCCGCTCCGAGATGTACATCCGGGCCATCTTCGGCAAGCACGCCGATACCGCGGAACTGGTGGCTTTCTCCGACGTGAACCCCGGCCGCGTGGAGTTCTACCAGAAGCTCATCCAGGAACTCGGTGCGCCCGGACCCGTCGCTTCCTTTGACCCCGCAGACCTCACCGCCTACATCCAGGCCAACAACATCGACCGCGTTGTGGTGACCACGCCGGACTACACCCACGCGGACTACATCGTGGAGGCACTCGAGGCGGGCGCCGACGTCGTGGTCGAAAAGCCCCTCACCATCGACGCCGAAGGCTGCCGCCGCATCACCAAGGCCGTGGCGGAAACCGGCCGCAACGTGGTGGTCACCTTCAACTACCGCTACTCACCGCGCAACAGTGCGCTGAAGGAAATCATCCAGAGCGGCGTGATCGGCAAGGTGACCTCCATCGACTTCAGCTGGGTCCTGGATACCGTCCACGGCGCCGACTACTTCCGCCGCTGGCACCGCGAAAAGAAGAACTCCGGCGGCCTGCTGATCCACAAGGCATCGCACCACTTCGACCTGGTCAACTGGTGGATCAACGACGTCCCGGAGCGCGTGTTCGCCTCCGGTGGCCTCAAGTTCTACGGCGATGAGAACGCCGCCGAGCGCGGCCTGGGTCCCCGTCCGGAGCGTGGAACGCCCGACGCCGGCGCGCCCGATACTGCCGAAAAGGATCCGTTTGCGCTGGACCTGCGTGAGGATGAGCGCCTGAAGGCCCTCTTCCTGGACAACGAGCACTACGACGGCTACCGCCGCGACCAGGACGTCTTCACCGGCGGCATCACCATCGAGGACAACCTGGCACTCGTGGTGGAGTACCAGGGCGGCCCGCGCCTGAGCTACTCCCTGAACGCCCACAGCCCGTGGGAAGGCTACCGCGTGGCCGTCAACGGCACCGAAGGCCGGGCCGAACTTGAAGTGGTGGAACGCGCCGCCGTCCTCAACAGCACGGACAAAAAGACCGTGGTGGACCCCAGCGCCACCCCCATCGAGGAGGAAGACGCCGTCCGCCGCAACGGCGAACGCCTGGTGGTCCAGCGCCACTGGGAAGCTGCCTACGAGGTGCCCATCCTTAACGGCGAAGGCGGCCACGGCGGCGGCGACGACCTGCTCCTCTCCGACCTCTTCAACGGTCCCGGCGAGGACCCGCTGGGCCGTCCGTCCGGCTACCTCGACGGCCTCCGCTCCGTGTCCGTGGGCATCGCCGGCAACCTTTCGCTGGAGTCCTCCCTTCCCGTCCGCATCGAGGATCTCCACCTCGGCGCAGACCTTCGCCGCGACGCCTAGTCCGCCGCCCGAAATCCCAAAGGAACCAACATGAGCAGGATCTTTGTCACCGGCGGCTCCGGCCGGCTGGGGCGCAGCGTCGTGGCCGGGCTCGCGGCTGCGGGCCACGAGGTCATCTCGGTGGACCGCGACGCCATCCCGGCGGACCAGCTGCCGGCCGGCGTTGTGCAGGAAACCGGCGACCTGCTGGCCCCGGGCGAGGCGTTGCGCCTCCTCCGGGAGACCAGGCCCGACGCCGTCATCCACCTCGCCGCGATCGCCGTTCCGTTCAGCGCGCCGGAGGACGTCATCTTCGCCACCAACACCCGCCTTGCCTATGCCGTCATCAGCGCGGCCACGGAACTGGGGATCGGCAAGATCGTCACGGCGAGCAGCCCCACGGTGCTGGGTTACGGATCGCCGGCCGGCTGGCTGCCGGACAGCTTCCCGCTGGATGAGCGCAGCGTGCCGAAGCCCTGGAACGCGTACGCGCTGTCCAAACTGATCGCCGAGCAGACCGTGCAGATGTTTGCCGCGGCGCAGGGTTCGAAGATCCGGTACGCCGCCTTCCGGCCCTGCTACGTCATCTCACCGGAGGAATGGGAAGGCGCGCCCACACAGCAGGGCCACACCTTGGCCGAACGGCTGGCCGATCCCGCCCTGTCCGCGCCCGCGCTGTTCAACTACGTGGACGCCCGCGATGTGGCCGACTTCCTGGACGTGCTCCTGAAGAAAATGGACACCATCCCGAACGGCGAAACCTTCTTTGTGGGGGCGGCGGACGCCCTCGCCACGGCACCGCTGGCGGAGCTGATGCCCCGCTTCCTGCCCGGAAGCGAGGCCCTGGCCTCCGGACTGACCGGCACTAGCCCGGCCTTCTCCATCGCGAAGGCCCGTCAACTGCTCGGCTGGGAACCCAAGCGCAGCTGGCGGACCGAACTGAAGACAACCAACCACCTCAACGACGAGACATCCGCCGCGCTGGTCACAGCCGGAGCCGGTGCCAAGGAGACATCATGAAATTCGACGGCGTACTGTTCTTTCCCGTCACCCCGTTCACGCCGGAAGGCACCGTTGATGTGGAGCTCCTCAAGGAGCACATCGGCTCGCGGCTGTCGTTCGGACCCGGCGGCGTGTTCCCTGCCTGCGGCACCGGCGAATTCCACGCCCTGAGCATCGACGAGGTGCGCACCGTGGTGACCGCCGCCGTCGAAGTTGTGGCAGGCACGGTGCCGGTGGTGGCCGGAGCCGGCGGGCCGCTGGGGCACGCCGTTGCTGCCGCCCGTGTTGCCGAGGAGGCGGGCGCCGATGCACTCCTGGTCCTCCCGCCGTACCTGGTCACCGGACCCACCGACGGCCTGGTGGCGTACATCGAGGCAGTGGCGGACGCCAGCAGCCTCCCCGTGATCGTGTACCACCGCGGCAACGCCAAGTTCACCGCCGCGTCCATGGTCCGCCTTGCCGCCAACCCGAAGGTGATCGGCTTCAAGGACGGTCTGGGCGATGTGGGCCTGGCCCAGGAGATCGTGTCCGCGGTCCGCGCCACGGGACGCGAGGACTTCGCGTTCTTCAACGGGCTCCTGACCGCCGAATTGACCCAGGGTGCCTACCGGGGCCTGGGCATTCCGCTCTACTCCTCGGCGGCGTTCGCCATGGCACCGGAAATCGCCAAGGCGTACTACGACGCCTACGTCTCCGGCGATGAGGACCGCCGCAACGCCCTGCTGGAGGGTTTCTACGCTCCGCTGGTGCGGCTCCGGGACCAGACCCCCGGCTTCGGCGTCTCGCTGGTCAAGGCCGGCCTGCGGCTCGGCGGACTTCCTGTTGGCCCGGTCCGGCCGCCGCTGGTGGACCCCACCGAGGACCAGCTGCTCCAGCTGAAGTCCATCCTGGCCAAGGGCTACGAGCTGGCCGGCCGCTGATGAGTGCGCCCGCCGTCGAAACCGTCCGGACCGTTCCGCTCATTACCGGTCTGACCACCCGCCTCCTGACCGTCCCGCTGCGCCGCAGCTGGGGAGTGGAGGCACCGGAAAACCACGTGATCGTTACGGAGATCCAGACGGACGACGGCGGCGCGGGGCACGGTTTTTCGTGGACGCCCACCATCGGCCCGCAGGCCGTCCAAGCGCTCCTCGACTACGACATCGCGCCTTTCATTACGGGGCTGCCCGCCAATCCCGAGACGGTATGGGACGCGTTGTGGAAGCGGCTGCATGAGGCCGGCGGCGGGGGACTGACCACCATCGCGATGGCCGGTGTCGACCTTGCCCTCTGGGACCTCCAGGCACGGCGTGCCGGTACTTCGGTCACGGGCCTGCTGGGCCAGCGGCAGGAGTCCGCGGAGGTGTACGGGTCTGGCGTGAACCTGCACTACACGCTGGAGGAGCTGGTGGCCCAGACCGAACGTTGGGTGGCAGCAGGACACCGGGCGGTCAAGATCAAGGTGGGCAAGCCCGATATCCGCGAGGACGCCGAGCGCGTGGCGGCAGTCCGCTCCGTCCTTGGCCCGGACCGCAAGCTGATGATCGACGCCAACCAGCGGTGGGACCTGCCCACCACTTTCAAGGCTTTGGACGTGCTCGCGGAATACGGGCTGGAATGGCTTGAGGAGCCCATCCGGGCGGACGACCTCTGGGCCTACCGCAGGCTGCGGAAGCATTCACCCGTGCCCATCGCGCTGGGCGAAAACCTGCACACCATCTACCGGTTCCGCGATTTCATTGAGGCGGAGGCGGCGGACATCATCCAGCCCAACATCATCCGGGTAGGCGGCATCACGCCGTTCCGGCGGATTGTGGAGCTGGCCCGGACCAACAGCATCCGCGTGATGCCGCACCTGCTGCCGGAGCTGTCCGGGCAGCTGGCCCTCACGCTGGCGGAGCCCACCCTGGTGGAGGACGTGGAGGACGCGTCCTTCGAGCAGCTGGGCATCCTGGCCGGACCGTCACCGGTCCGCTTCAGCAACAGCCGCCTCACGCTCACGGACCAGCCGGGGCTGGGCTTCCGGTTCACGGACCACCCGCAGGCCTGACAGCTTGCAATCACGACTGACCGCAGACACCACCACTCCCGACGAAAATCAGGTATCCCCAGTGACAACTGCAACACTTTCCCTCTCCGAGCTCACGGCTGCCGCTACCCGGGCGGCCGCCATCGCGGCTGCCGCGACGGACGCCGAGCGCGCAGGCTGGCTCACCGCCGTCGCCGATGCGTTGGACGCCAACGTGGCCGAACTGGTGGAGATCGCCGATTCGGAGACCAGGCTCGGCACCGTCCGGCTGACCGGCGAGGTGGCCCGCACCTCCGGGCAGCTGCGGCTTTTTGCCCGTGTGATCACCGAAGGTTCCTACCTTGAAGCGGTGATTGACCACGCGGACCCGTCCGCCACCCCGCCGAAGCCGGACCTGCGCCGCATCCTGCGTCCCATCGGCCCGGTGGCAGTCTTCTCGGCCTCCAACTTCCCCTTCGCGTTTTCGGTGGCCGGCGGCGACACCGCGTCGGCCCTGGCCGTGGGCTCATCGGTGATCGTCAAGGCCCACTCGGGCCACCTGAAGCTGTCCGAGCGGACGGCCGAAGTAGTCACCGAAGCCCTGCGTTCGGCTGGAGCGCCGGAGGGGCTGTTCGCACTCGTGGCAGGCCGCGAGGTGGGCACAACGCTGGTGCAGGATCCCGCCATCAAGGCCGTAGGCTTCACCGGGTCCATCCCCGGCGGCCGGGCGCTGTTTGACCTCGCGGTCTCGCGGCCCGACCCCATCCCGTTCTACGGCGAGCTGGGCAGCCTGAACCCGGTGGTCATCACCGCGGCCGCGCTGGCCGAACGTTCCGGCCAGCTCGCGGCGGGACTTGCGGCATCGTTCACCATGGGCGCCGGCCAGTTCTGCACCAAGCCCGGCCTGGTCTTCATCCCGGCGGGCACAGGATTCGCCGCACAGTTGGCTGAGGCCAGCAAGGACAAGCCGACGGCGGCCATGCTCACCACCCGGATCTCCGACGCGTACCCGGAGGGTCTGCGCAGCGTGGCTTCGCTGCCGGACGTGACCATCGTCAGCGGCACAGCCGACCAGGACGCCACCCTCAATGGCGCCGCGCCCGTAGTGTTCGCCACCTCCGCCGCCAATGCCCTTGAGCGCCCGGACGAGCTGCTGGAGGAGTGCTTCGGCCCCACCACTATGTTGATCGAATACGCTGACCAGGAAGAGCTCTCCGCGGTCCTGGCCAAGGTTCCCGGCAGCCTGACCGCCACCGTCCACGCCCAGCCGGGCGAGGACGTCGCGGACCTGGTGGAGCAGCTGTCAGGCCTCGCCGGGCGGGTCCTGTTCGACGGCTGGCCCACCGGCGTCGCAGTGAACTGGGCGCAGCAGCACGGCGGCCCGTACCCGGCCACCACGTCCCTGTTCACGTCAGTAGGCGCGACGGCGGTCCGCCGCTTCCAGCGACCCGTCGCCTACCAGGATGCGCCCGAAACGGTCCTGCACCCGGCGCTGCGCGAAAGCAACCCGCTGGGCATCCCGCGCCGCGTGGACGGTGAGCTGGTTCTTCCGTAACTGGTCGCGGGCCATCAAGGCAGGGGTCAACTAGAAGGGTTGATCTCTGCCTTGATGGGGCATGCCACTGCCATTGGCCTGCGCCGACGACTGCTTAGGTCAAGGTCCGAAAGATGCTCTCACCCACGGGGTGCTGGTGTGCCAGTACTTCACTTCCGGCTCCATGGTCCCGGCAGACGTACCCTCCGGTCGGGGGGTGGGCTCGGGCGACTACGCCATCAGGTTCGCCAGCGTGGGCGGCAGTCCATGGATGTCCGTGCGGATCCCCTGCGCTTCATACGCGCTCAGAGTCACCATTGTCGGCCAAGCCATCACGCCTGATCCGGGAACGCTGGAGAGTTTTGTGGGCGCCTGCGGCTTCCCGTGGGACGAGGAGCAGGAGCGGATGGCAATGTATCTCCAGGACCCGCTCCAGTTCGTGCAACGGGAGACCGGTATCGTCCTGCAGAACCCGGAATGGGGAGTCACTCTGTTCGACACCCCATACGACGCTGACTAGGTTTCCTCCTGCGACGCGTGCCGAGTCCGAACCACAGCATGCTCTGGAGAGCGATTCAGGGACCGGACATCGCCATCACCCGAGCATCCTTCTTCATGTGTCCCGTATAGGGTTCCCTCACCGGGCATTTTGCGGGCGGGTCTTACGGTGTGAATCGCAGCGATAAATGGCGGCGTTTTCGCAGCGATAAATGTCACCCCCCGGCCGCCCGTTAGCCGAACGCTTTAAGGGAGGATGGCGGGTGCGACAAGGGCGCCGCTAGATCTGCCCCAAAGCCACGCACCCCTGCGCTCGATGCTTCAGCTAAAAGCCACTTGCGCGGGCTTGAACCTGAAAGGCCCGCCGCACTCGGGTCCGAAGGGGTGCTCCCCGGTTGATTCCGTTTCTATGGGCAAATCACGGGCTATGCGGCCACCAGAAGTGACCACGGCTTCCACAAAAATAGAAATGACACTAACAGGCGGATTCAGGTATGGCGGGGACTGCGGCACCAGCCATTTTCCCTCAGGGTTTCTCGCCACCGGCTCAGGAGTGCATCCCTCCCCAAAACAAGCCGCTACTGACTCCGGCGGGGTGGAAAAGGCCAGCTCCACAGCACCCACATATGCGTAACCGACTGCTGGACATGCCCGGCTTACCCAGGGCATGCGACCGAGCAGGACGGCAAATGCCAACACGGTGACAACAACGCCTGCCGCAAGCAGAAGTACGCCCCGAAGCTTCATGGTGTGAGCCTAATCCGTCATCCAGCGGGAGTCTCGCCATGACGGACTCCTTGCTAAAGGGACGTTCTTTCGATCCCAACTGTCCTCTAGTGGAAACACCCCAACCGTGCTTTCGTTGACGTATACAGCTTCACCCGGGGAGTCACATGAAACACCATCTGGATTCTAGGAATGTTCGCCAGGTCCTCGCTGTCTCACTCGCGATCGTTGCTTCCTTGGTTCTCTCATTAGTTCCCATGTACACCCAGGTAAAAGTAACGTCTGGTGGGTCAGAGCAGGTCAGCCATCCGACCCTGCTTGAAACAAATGGGCCATCTGTTTTCGTGGCGTTGTTCATCCCCGTGGCCCTGACCGCGCTACCTCTCCTTATACGTGGGCGTGCGCGGACTCCAGTATCCGTTGCGACTGCTGTCGCTCTTGTTGTCTTCGTAGTCATCGGCTCCGGAAGCATCGGCTGGTTCTACGTCCCAGCCCTGGCCGCCGCCGTAGCCGCCGTCGTTGCTTCTATGGGCAGCCAAACAAGACTCCAAGTCCGCCCTAACTGATCAGCCCAATCGAACCACTCTGCTGCTTAGCCCAACCTTCACCGGGACATTGGGGGCCCGAAACTCAATCCCATTTACAGGCACCCTCGTGTGGTTCATAGTCGGGGTATGAGAGTGGCTGGAGTTCTCCCCGCAGACGCTCCCGACCCCCGTGCCGAATGGGCCGAGAGCCTGAAACTCATGCCCATTCCGGTGATGGGGCTCACGCCCCAACCGTCATTGGAGGACACGGACAGCGTCGGTGTGAGCTACGGCCTAGATGATCGTGGGTACAACGAAATGACGGCGAGCATCACCTATACGCTCTGGCGAAACCCGGATGACCGCTCAGACCCGGTAAACCTCGCAGACCTCGACGAGAAGACACGCAGATCGATCGAGGAAGTTCCGCCATGGCCGCGGCCCCTTTGGCTGATCGAGCAGGTGGAGCGACTGCGCTACCCGCAACTGTGGGAAGCCGT
It encodes:
- a CDS encoding aldehyde dehydrogenase (NADP(+)) — encoded protein: MTTATLSLSELTAAATRAAAIAAAATDAERAGWLTAVADALDANVAELVEIADSETRLGTVRLTGEVARTSGQLRLFARVITEGSYLEAVIDHADPSATPPKPDLRRILRPIGPVAVFSASNFPFAFSVAGGDTASALAVGSSVIVKAHSGHLKLSERTAEVVTEALRSAGAPEGLFALVAGREVGTTLVQDPAIKAVGFTGSIPGGRALFDLAVSRPDPIPFYGELGSLNPVVITAAALAERSGQLAAGLAASFTMGAGQFCTKPGLVFIPAGTGFAAQLAEASKDKPTAAMLTTRISDAYPEGLRSVASLPDVTIVSGTADQDATLNGAAPVVFATSAANALERPDELLEECFGPTTMLIEYADQEELSAVLAKVPGSLTATVHAQPGEDVADLVEQLSGLAGRVLFDGWPTGVAVNWAQQHGGPYPATTSLFTSVGATAVRRFQRPVAYQDAPETVLHPALRESNPLGIPRRVDGELVLP